One window of the Chitinophaga niabensis genome contains the following:
- the nhaA gene encoding Na+/H+ antiporter NhaA, giving the protein MNSGSFKNRFISPIFQFLQDSRAVGIVLIACTLISLVIANSPWQDAYTGFFNTLFDPAGGHHYNYKGLHLPNSWLLWINDGFMALFFFLVGMEIKRELTTGELASVKKSLLPILAAIGGMLAPALIYTLFNGTSPYAHGWGIPMATDIAFSLGILSLLGKRVPLSLKIFLTALAIIDDLGAILAIAIFYTDALHMLYLYIGAGIFVLLLLMNYFKVQRIILYLIPGLVLWYCIFNSGIHATIAGVLLAFCIPLNKIHSLEHTLHDPVNFLIMPIFALANTAIVFPPDLFHAFTHSVSFGIIAGLVLGKPLGIFFFCLVAVKMKMASLPANTNWKQLWGVGMIAGVGFTMSIFIATLAFKPVDIQVISVMSVILASLLSGLAGFIFLRAIK; this is encoded by the coding sequence ATGAATTCCGGGAGCTTTAAGAACAGGTTCATATCACCGATATTTCAATTCCTGCAGGACAGTCGCGCTGTAGGCATTGTATTGATTGCATGCACCCTCATCTCCCTGGTGATCGCTAACTCTCCCTGGCAGGATGCTTATACCGGGTTCTTCAACACCCTCTTTGATCCTGCAGGCGGGCATCATTATAATTACAAAGGTTTACACCTGCCCAATTCATGGCTGCTATGGATCAATGATGGTTTCATGGCCCTCTTCTTTTTCCTGGTAGGTATGGAGATCAAACGGGAACTAACCACCGGAGAACTGGCCTCCGTAAAGAAATCCCTCCTGCCCATACTTGCCGCTATTGGTGGTATGCTGGCACCGGCACTGATCTATACGCTTTTTAATGGCACCTCCCCTTATGCACATGGCTGGGGAATTCCCATGGCTACAGATATTGCTTTTTCACTCGGCATACTTTCCCTGTTAGGTAAACGCGTGCCGCTCAGCCTGAAAATATTTTTAACAGCTCTCGCCATCATAGATGACCTGGGCGCCATCCTGGCCATCGCTATCTTTTATACGGATGCGCTGCATATGCTGTATCTCTATATAGGTGCTGGCATATTTGTTTTGCTGCTGCTCATGAACTACTTCAAAGTACAGCGTATTATCCTATACCTGATCCCTGGCCTGGTGCTCTGGTACTGCATCTTCAACTCCGGTATCCATGCTACCATTGCAGGGGTTCTGCTGGCTTTCTGCATTCCGTTGAATAAGATACACAGTCTTGAACATACCCTGCATGATCCGGTGAACTTCCTGATCATGCCCATCTTTGCGCTGGCCAATACAGCCATCGTATTTCCACCAGACCTTTTTCATGCATTTACCCATTCCGTGAGCTTTGGGATCATTGCAGGGCTGGTACTAGGCAAACCTTTAGGTATTTTCTTCTTCTGTCTGGTAGCTGTAAAAATGAAAATGGCCAGCCTTCCCGCCAACACAAACTGGAAACAGTTATGGGGGGTAGGCATGATCGCAGGCGTCGGTTTTACGATGAGTATATTTATTGCCACTTTAGCTTTCAAACCTGTTGATATACAGGTGATCTCCGTGATGTCTGTGATACTGGCATCGCTGCTCTCCGGTCTGGCAGGTTTTATATTTTTGAGGGCTATCAAATAA
- a CDS encoding OstA-like protein, giving the protein MLKALRYGLILLAGIGMTSLITANNSLRPITPVQEDTSKKINIIHSRTMTFVTKDSVDERRFSGDVAFRQATSYLYCDSAILNQAKNMIEAWGRVHIIQDDSIHTYSDHLIYMGNTRIATLDGNAKLTDTKIVLTSPELQYDMNTKIGTYTKTGKLVNEKSVLTSQEGFYYADTKDVYFKKNVVIVDPGFTLGTDTLLYNTTTKIATILAPTTINDGKMTMYVTDGYYNTDAGYGSFSKRPVIEDSTNTFTANEIQTDKASGISIATGNMIWRDTAQKVSLLANYGIVNQFNKTVLATRKPVMLLEGKTDTLFVASDTLFSGIVPRDTVLVDSTTATDQKDTTEKRFVIAYNHVKIYSDSLQGVADSLYYSGVDSIFRLYKDPVLWANGSQLTGDTIFLFTKNQKADKLLMDQNALIVNEVGPGMYNQVKGNTILGFFGEEKLDSMYVNGNAENIYYVQDDDSAFISINRLLSAATHIYFSNGELDRVVFVKEAEATMYPFTQMPEEQKQLPGFKWVINRKPKSKYELIGQ; this is encoded by the coding sequence ATGTTAAAAGCTTTACGATACGGCCTTATTTTGCTGGCAGGGATTGGTATGACCTCACTGATCACAGCAAATAACAGCCTGCGCCCTATTACGCCGGTTCAGGAAGATACCTCAAAAAAGATCAACATCATTCATTCCAGGACGATGACCTTCGTCACGAAAGATTCCGTGGATGAAAGACGTTTCAGCGGCGATGTGGCCTTTCGCCAGGCTACCAGCTACCTGTATTGCGATAGCGCTATTTTAAACCAGGCAAAGAACATGATCGAAGCATGGGGACGGGTCCATATTATCCAGGACGATAGTATCCACACCTACTCTGATCATCTCATCTATATGGGTAATACCCGTATAGCTACCCTTGATGGCAACGCCAAACTCACTGATACTAAGATAGTGCTCACCAGCCCTGAGTTGCAATATGATATGAATACCAAGATCGGTACTTATACCAAAACAGGTAAACTGGTGAATGAAAAATCTGTACTGACCAGCCAGGAAGGTTTCTATTATGCAGATACAAAAGATGTGTATTTTAAGAAAAATGTGGTGATCGTAGATCCCGGCTTTACTTTAGGCACAGATACCCTCTTATATAACACCACTACCAAAATAGCCACTATCCTCGCTCCCACTACCATCAACGATGGTAAGATGACGATGTACGTAACGGATGGTTATTACAATACCGATGCAGGATATGGCAGCTTCAGCAAACGCCCTGTCATTGAAGACAGTACCAATACTTTCACAGCCAACGAAATACAGACAGATAAAGCTTCCGGCATCTCCATTGCTACCGGCAACATGATCTGGCGCGACACTGCGCAGAAAGTGTCCCTGCTGGCCAACTATGGCATTGTGAACCAGTTCAATAAAACGGTACTGGCTACACGCAAACCGGTGATGCTGCTGGAAGGAAAAACAGATACTTTATTTGTAGCATCGGATACGCTCTTCTCCGGGATCGTTCCAAGGGATACTGTTTTAGTGGATTCCACTACTGCTACCGATCAAAAAGATACCACGGAAAAAAGGTTCGTGATCGCCTATAATCATGTGAAGATCTATTCTGATTCCCTGCAGGGTGTGGCAGACAGTCTATACTATTCCGGCGTGGATTCCATTTTCCGGCTCTATAAAGATCCTGTGCTCTGGGCCAATGGCAGCCAGCTCACCGGCGATACCATCTTTCTCTTCACCAAAAACCAGAAAGCAGATAAACTGTTAATGGACCAGAATGCTTTGATCGTGAATGAAGTAGGCCCCGGCATGTATAACCAGGTGAAAGGAAATACCATACTGGGTTTCTTTGGAGAGGAAAAACTGGATTCCATGTATGTGAACGGGAATGCGGAGAACATTTATTATGTGCAGGATGATGACAGTGCCTTTATCAGTATCAACCGGTTATTGTCTGCCGCCACGCATATCTATTTCAGTAATGGCGAGCTGGACAGGGTCGTGTTCGTGAAAGAAGCGGAAGCCACCATGTACCCTTTCACACAAATGCCGGAAGAGCAAAAGCAGTTGCCTGGCTTTAAATGGGTGATCAACCGCAAACCGAAATCGAAGTACGAGTTGATAGGACAATAG
- a CDS encoding MlaD family protein, translated as MLKMSNETKVGILAAAGIVLLVLGFNLLKGRSLFSNKKIIYAVYTQVNGLQPSNAVMVNGLTVGNVQSLEVMDQRAGRILVTLQISKKIEIPKNSVARISSDLLGTRKVEIDFGNTNEYLKNKDTIYADVAGSITDALKEQISPLVKKLEVTLGAVDTLLLTVNSLFDTTTKHNIRGTISGLNATMSNLSVASRSLTGMLQEDGKIGSTFGNFESVSANLKNNNDKISNILTNFDKASGTLANGTLDTAMNQLRFTVTRLNDMVTKLDSKDGSLGLLIHDKKVYNNLQASTSSLNKLLEDLRYNPWRYVHLSVFGRKNKVVPIPSDTAKFLQ; from the coding sequence ATGCTTAAAATGTCCAATGAAACGAAAGTAGGCATTCTGGCCGCCGCCGGCATTGTGTTACTGGTACTGGGTTTTAACCTCCTGAAAGGACGGAGCTTGTTTTCGAATAAAAAGATCATTTACGCTGTATATACACAGGTAAACGGTTTGCAACCTTCCAACGCCGTGATGGTCAATGGCCTCACTGTGGGGAATGTGCAAAGCCTGGAGGTGATGGACCAACGTGCAGGAAGGATCCTGGTAACGCTGCAGATCAGCAAAAAGATAGAGATCCCTAAAAATTCCGTAGCTCGCATCAGCTCAGACCTCCTGGGAACCCGCAAAGTGGAAATAGATTTTGGTAATACCAACGAATACCTGAAAAATAAGGATACCATTTATGCAGATGTGGCCGGCTCTATCACAGATGCATTGAAAGAACAAATAAGCCCGCTGGTAAAGAAACTGGAAGTGACCCTTGGTGCTGTGGATACCCTCCTCCTTACCGTAAACTCACTGTTCGACACTACTACCAAACATAATATCCGTGGTACGATATCCGGTTTGAATGCTACCATGTCCAATCTTTCAGTGGCCTCCCGTTCCCTTACAGGTATGCTGCAGGAAGATGGAAAGATCGGCAGCACCTTCGGCAACTTTGAATCGGTATCTGCCAACCTGAAAAATAATAACGACAAGATCTCCAATATTCTGACCAACTTTGATAAAGCATCCGGCACACTGGCTAACGGTACGCTGGACACTGCTATGAATCAATTGCGTTTCACCGTTACCCGTCTGAACGACATGGTAACCAAACTGGATAGTAAAGACGGGTCCCTCGGCCTGCTGATCCACGACAAAAAAGTGTATAACAATCTACAGGCATCTACCAGCAGCCTCAATAAACTGTTGGAAGACCTCCGGTATAATCCCTGGAGATATGTGCACCTGAGCGTATTTGGCAGAAAAAACAAAGTGGTGCCCATCCCCTCTGATACGGCGAAATTTCTACAATAA
- a CDS encoding N-acetylmuramoyl-L-alanine amidase family protein yields the protein MRWKRVLFSGLGIGLIYTLFIHAKTTPDSPVQDKPIRTIVIDAGHGGSDPGAKGSYSHEKDIALDVALKLGKILEEALPDVKIVYTRKTDRFDDVHKKAAIANEAQGDLFISIHCNAAADLSRVVGYKTQTYRNKKKKKVTRKVAIYEKYPNPAKGTETYVWATSKNNAKTESLRNNSVIVFDANSEETKELMANSDPETLIMLNTLRNVYFDQSLRLSTLVEDEFTRVGRISRGARQRNDKGILVLHATAMPSVLVELGFISNPEEENYLNSADGQSEMANCIARAVKRYKEELERIYKAAETGRKVTPAETPAPVQQAPVQNIAASVSVKTEAPPAPAADPSVHYKVQLMTSEKIYARGASLFQKLNGTIEREDLKQGRKKVHKYIWGSFRTEAEAHAAVYKAKKQGFADAFVVTYKNGERVDL from the coding sequence ATGCGCTGGAAAAGAGTTTTATTTTCAGGACTAGGTATAGGCCTTATCTATACCTTGTTCATTCATGCAAAAACTACACCGGATTCCCCCGTACAGGATAAACCTATTCGTACGATCGTGATCGATGCCGGCCATGGAGGAAGTGATCCCGGTGCCAAAGGAAGTTATTCACACGAAAAAGATATTGCGCTGGACGTTGCACTGAAACTGGGAAAGATACTGGAAGAAGCGCTGCCTGATGTAAAAATAGTGTACACCCGCAAAACAGACCGTTTTGATGATGTGCACAAGAAGGCTGCCATTGCCAACGAAGCACAGGGTGACCTGTTCATTTCCATTCACTGTAACGCCGCGGCGGACCTTTCCAGGGTAGTAGGTTATAAAACACAAACTTACAGGAACAAAAAGAAAAAGAAGGTGACCAGGAAAGTGGCCATCTATGAAAAATATCCTAACCCTGCCAAGGGTACGGAAACTTACGTGTGGGCTACCAGTAAGAATAACGCCAAAACAGAATCCCTGCGGAACAACTCCGTGATTGTGTTTGACGCCAATTCTGAAGAAACCAAGGAACTGATGGCCAATTCAGATCCAGAAACCCTGATCATGCTCAATACCCTCCGCAACGTGTACTTCGATCAAAGCCTGCGCCTCAGTACGCTGGTGGAAGATGAGTTCACCCGCGTGGGCCGTATCAGCAGAGGTGCCCGTCAACGGAACGATAAAGGCATCCTGGTACTTCATGCTACCGCCATGCCCAGCGTACTGGTGGAACTGGGCTTTATCAGCAACCCGGAAGAAGAGAATTACCTCAATTCCGCTGATGGCCAGTCTGAAATGGCTAATTGCATAGCCCGCGCCGTGAAAAGATATAAAGAGGAACTGGAAAGAATATACAAAGCTGCCGAAACCGGCCGTAAAGTTACGCCCGCAGAAACACCGGCGCCGGTTCAGCAGGCTCCCGTTCAAAATATAGCCGCCTCCGTTAGTGTAAAAACAGAAGCCCCTCCTGCCCCTGCCGCAGACCCCTCTGTACATTATAAAGTACAACTGATGACCTCAGAAAAGATCTATGCCCGGGGAGCTTCCCTCTTCCAGAAACTGAATGGTACCATAGAAAGAGAAGACCTCAAACAAGGAAGGAAAAAAGTACATAAATATATATGGGGCAGTTTCCGCACGGAAGCGGAGGCACATGCTGCCGTATATAAAGCCAAAAAACAAGGTTTTGCTGATGCTTTTGTTGTAACTTACAAGAACGGCGAACGGGTAGACCTGTAG
- a CDS encoding putative LPS assembly protein LptD → MFIDAYARASALPAHYFNKIFTDTVPLPHTVKFPAKSEWTDTSRKPKDTIRPVIKRGIDSISPGKAVDSLTMDSVNVKTDTIPNVKLSKDSLTAPVFYKAQDSIVMFVKKKEFRLYNKADVKYGATQLTGNTMDFNQQTGILTSRMGIDTAGKPIDKAVLNDGTTSSDMDSVQYNFNSGKAMIFQTRAQYGEGFVSSIKVKKQPDNTVFGFRNGYTTCNLDTPHFAFRARKIKVIPDKLIVSGPANLEIEGIPTPLFIPFAIFPLSNGQRTGLLPPQYVVNQQKGIGLENGGYYFGLGEYLDLTVRGDVYSYGSWGLTLSPTYRKRYKYNGGFNLAFANTRSGDPEIKSEFTRSRDFRVTWSHSMDGKARPGTNFGASVNFGTTSYNQYNITDAATRLNNNMSSSINYSKSWQGKPYNLTLALNHSQNNLTRQVNINFPDGSFNVNTIYPFQAKEMTGTPRWYEKIGISYNALLRNNMSFIDTAFGRPAMFDNLQAGIQHQIPVTLSIPVAKNLTLSPSINYTEKWYIRKLRLKFNQVKERYDTIYENGFFRSSAMSTGASLATAVYGMYSFKNKNSTIQAVRHVMRPNIGISYSPDLASKDYYMEPATPYASLNKYQRFSYYDGAPFGPSPSETFAGLTFGLDNNLEMKVKSKKDTSGVRKIKLLDGFGISSSYNLVADSFNLAPFSLNARTNLFDKINISFGGTLDPYQLDSVGTRIDRYTWKGGNFSLGRLTQANIAISTSFQSQDKKSKEKEARKKEEEENGDVPLDAALEEKRRQMEMMRANPGDYVDFDIPWRLDLSYSLNYTRSRTVDRLRDTTIFQQFLGFNGDFSLTPKWKIIVSSGFDFRLKQISYTNLTISRDLHCWQMSINLVPFGSYRQFSITINPKAGILRDLRINRTRQFFDL, encoded by the coding sequence TTGTTTATAGACGCATATGCCCGCGCATCGGCACTTCCGGCTCACTACTTTAACAAAATTTTCACAGACACGGTTCCTTTGCCGCACACTGTGAAATTTCCTGCTAAATCTGAATGGACGGATACCTCCCGCAAACCGAAAGATACTATTCGTCCCGTGATAAAACGAGGAATTGATAGTATTTCACCGGGGAAAGCGGTAGATAGCCTCACCATGGACAGTGTGAATGTAAAGACTGATACTATACCTAACGTTAAACTCTCCAAGGATAGTCTTACCGCTCCTGTATTTTATAAGGCGCAGGACTCCATTGTGATGTTTGTGAAAAAGAAGGAGTTCCGCCTGTATAATAAGGCGGACGTTAAATATGGTGCCACGCAGCTGACGGGTAATACCATGGACTTTAACCAGCAAACGGGCATCCTTACCTCCCGGATGGGGATAGACACTGCCGGAAAGCCAATCGACAAAGCCGTATTGAACGATGGTACCACCAGTTCAGACATGGACTCCGTGCAGTACAATTTCAATTCCGGTAAAGCCATGATCTTCCAGACCCGTGCACAGTACGGGGAAGGATTTGTGAGCAGCATTAAAGTGAAGAAACAGCCGGATAATACTGTTTTTGGTTTCAGGAACGGCTATACCACCTGTAACCTGGATACGCCACACTTTGCTTTCAGAGCACGTAAGATCAAGGTGATACCTGATAAACTGATCGTGTCCGGCCCTGCCAACCTCGAAATTGAAGGTATTCCCACACCCTTATTCATACCATTTGCTATTTTCCCGCTCAGCAACGGGCAACGTACCGGTTTGCTGCCACCGCAATACGTGGTGAACCAGCAGAAAGGCATTGGCCTGGAAAACGGGGGATATTATTTCGGGCTGGGTGAGTACCTGGACCTAACCGTACGGGGAGATGTATATTCCTACGGGAGCTGGGGACTTACTTTAAGCCCTACCTACCGGAAACGGTATAAATATAACGGAGGATTTAACCTGGCTTTTGCCAATACGCGCAGTGGCGACCCGGAGATCAAATCGGAATTCACCCGCTCGCGTGACTTCAGGGTAACCTGGAGCCATAGTATGGATGGTAAGGCAAGGCCGGGAACCAATTTTGGCGCCAGTGTGAATTTTGGTACTACTTCTTACAATCAGTACAATATAACGGATGCGGCTACGCGGCTCAATAACAACATGAGCTCTTCCATCAACTATTCCAAAAGCTGGCAGGGGAAACCGTATAACCTTACATTGGCACTGAACCACAGTCAGAATAATCTCACCCGGCAGGTGAATATTAACTTTCCGGACGGTTCTTTCAACGTGAACACTATCTATCCTTTCCAGGCAAAGGAAATGACGGGCACCCCACGCTGGTATGAGAAGATTGGGATCAGTTATAATGCATTGCTGCGGAATAACATGAGTTTTATTGATACCGCCTTTGGCCGCCCTGCAATGTTTGATAACCTGCAGGCAGGTATACAGCACCAGATTCCGGTTACCTTGTCCATCCCCGTGGCTAAGAACCTTACGCTTTCTCCCAGTATCAACTATACGGAGAAGTGGTACATCCGCAAGTTACGGTTGAAATTTAACCAGGTAAAAGAACGTTACGATACCATTTACGAAAATGGTTTCTTCAGGAGCAGCGCCATGTCTACCGGTGCTTCACTGGCTACTGCAGTATATGGTATGTATAGCTTCAAGAATAAGAATTCCACTATACAGGCCGTGCGTCACGTAATGCGCCCGAACATTGGTATCAGTTACTCTCCGGACCTGGCCAGCAAGGATTACTACATGGAGCCTGCAACGCCATACGCTTCGCTGAACAAGTACCAGCGGTTCTCTTATTATGATGGTGCGCCTTTTGGGCCCTCTCCGTCAGAAACCTTTGCGGGTTTGACCTTTGGATTGGATAACAACCTGGAAATGAAGGTGAAATCAAAGAAGGATACTTCCGGTGTACGTAAGATCAAATTACTGGATGGTTTTGGTATCAGCAGCAGCTATAACCTGGTAGCAGATTCTTTCAACCTGGCTCCTTTCTCCCTGAATGCCCGTACTAACCTGTTTGATAAAATAAACATTTCCTTTGGCGGCACTTTAGATCCTTACCAGCTGGATAGTGTTGGTACGCGTATAGACAGATATACCTGGAAAGGTGGCAACTTCAGCCTTGGCCGTTTAACGCAGGCCAATATCGCTATCAGCACTTCTTTCCAGAGCCAGGATAAAAAGAGCAAGGAAAAAGAGGCAAGGAAGAAAGAGGAAGAAGAAAACGGGGATGTGCCATTGGATGCTGCGCTGGAAGAAAAACGCCGGCAAATGGAAATGATGCGGGCTAACCCGGGAGATTATGTGGATTTTGATATTCCCTGGCGCCTGGACCTTTCTTACAGTTTGAACTATACCCGCAGCAGAACGGTAGACCGTTTGCGCGATACCACCATATTCCAGCAATTCCTTGGTTTTAACGGGGATTTCAGCCTTACCCCCAAATGGAAGATCATTGTTTCCAGCGGGTTCGATTTCCGGTTAAAACAGATCTCATATACCAATCTTACCATCTCCCGCGACCTGCACTGCTGGCAGATGAGTATCAACCTGGTGCCATTCGGAAGTTACCGCCAGTTCAGTATCACCATCAATCCAAAAGCCGGTATCCTGCGGGACCTCCGGATAAACCGAACGCGGCAGTTCTTCGATTTGTAG